Genomic window (Phaeodactylum tricornutum CCAP 1055/1 chromosome 3, complete sequence):
ATAAGCAAAAACATTCTTTTGTGATGTTGCCTTGCAGTCCTCATCTCCCGTTTTCCGCACACTCTTATTATGTGCTGCCTTTTATTTAACTCTTAGCACGAGCAAATTTCACTTGGATCGACATTTTCACTTACTCCTATTTTATTGTAAATCGTCTTACAATACTTTGATCAACGGGAGTGAAGTAATTCACAGTGAGTTCTTGTATCTTTGATAAAAGAACGAGTAATGTAAGACAGAGAAGTCCTGATTCACACACAAAAATGGTCCATTTTTCAAACGGTCTTTGCATCCCTTGCACCATTCAATTTTAAATTAGAAAAAATCACTCGTCAAGGATCCAGCCAAAACCAGTAAGAAATGAGGCACGGCTTGTATACAGTTAATGATTTCCGACAGCCTGCCCGTAGTTCGTGTCCGAGCCAACCGCAAAAGCACCACAATGCAGTCTCGAGCCCtgattaacagtaaaacatcAACACAAATTGATAGTGCAGTAGAAAGTCTTCATTACCCAAAAAGTAGAGATATTCAGCGGCATACATTTCTGAATACCATGGTGAGAGCTCCAACAGCTCATGGACTGGACCGAAAATTTAAGCCTTGGCGGAAGGGCAAATCCGAAAACGCCAAATCGAAACGGGGCACGTTCAAGAAGCAGCTTCGGGGACAGCAGCGGCTACTCCTAAAGACCACGGATGAAGCCCACAAGCAGATGATTAAAGCGAAAATTAAAGAATTGGAAGCATATATTGTGCAGAACGAACGCGTTAGTACAGAGCGAGAAAACGCGAAAAAATCTCACGGCGTTCGCTTTTTGGAGCGCCAACGTTTGACACGTTTGGAGAAGAGTATTCGCAAGAATCCCAACATCTCTAGTGAAACGAGACAGCAGGAACTGTTTAAAATTGCACTAGACATGGTTTATGTTGCGCACCACCCTCATGATGTCAAGTACATGCCCCTATTTCGGCAGAAAAAGCGGATGGTCGATGCGAGGCGGCCCTTGTATAAACGATGTCGAACGCGAGAGCGCGTGTTGAAGACTCTGCAGGACGGTAGGCAGTCCAGAATTTCTTGGGTAGCGAACGAATTGTACGATATGCTTCCAAGCGGCTGGTCACTGACGCAAGAAGAACAGATTTTTGGAGTGGAGGAGAAGAAATACAAGACAGCAAAGTCAGAAAATGAGGACAAACGATTTACCGCAGCATCGGAGCAGACCGCCATGATGAAAGCTGCAGAAAAGGTGGACGCTATCATCGAGAAAGAAATTCCTATTGGTGACACAAGAGCCATGGAAAGCGAAGGCGACAATGACAGCAGCTCAGAAGAGGCGACGAGCAGTGACGAAAACGCCGGTAATGATCCTACAAGCGAAAAAACCTTTTCTAATGTTAGTGAGGGACATACCCTTGGTGCCGTTCAATCACAAGATTGCAGTGATGAAGATAGCGATGATTCATCATTGAGCAAACGACATCACTCGAAGATTTCCGAGAGATATGGCGAAAGGTCAAGTAGTGACAGTTCTTCTGAAAGTAGCAGTGAGAGTGATGACGACAAAGAACCAATTCCCGATATAAAGCCATCAAGGATGCAGAAAACCGAATCGAGCGACGAATCGTCGGATGACTTCTTAGTCGCAGTTGATTTAGACTCATCAATCTCCTTTGCAAGTGCCAAAAAAGACAGATCTGCGGACGAAGCCAAGGGAGATAAAAGCAAAGGTTGGGCTACGCAGCGCCAACGCCCTGGCCAGTACAAGAAACCACGGATAAGACGCTAGCAAATCACTTGTTCTATCCTTACAAACATAGCTAAAGCTCAGCCCCATATTACTTTGCTCCAGCTTTGGTAAGGGGTTCTGCATTGTCATGcggtaaggacaacgtctcatCGTCGTTTACTGAGATCTCGTATACCTCTGACCGATATATGTATTTTACCAAAAGGCGAGGCTGTGCTTTCTGAGTAGATGTCACTTCCCTAGGTCTTCTCCATAAGCCTGCAAGCCAGGTTGAACATCCCTCGTCAACAGCTTCTTTCTCGGTTTGTCCGGGAAACTCCAAGGGGCAAAATCCCAGCAGATTCTTCTTGGATACATCTGCCAATTTAATTGAGGATTCGGACACCCAGAACTGCATTGGAACAGTTACATCGAAGCTATCACCACCCGAAATATAGTAAATAGCCTTTTGGATCACCAGTCCATTCTCCTTTGTTTCTTGTCGGACGCGGGCGACCGCTCGTGATTCCATTAGCTTCTGCTGCTGTATCGCCTGGGCCCGCGATTTCATCCCTGTTTGTCCTCGCTTTACATCTCTACCTGCAGTGGTTTGATTTCCATTGAGTTCATTAAAGACACGACTAATGGTTTCTTGTAAAGCGTGGCTTAAGACAATGGCGTAAAAGGCTTCCATGGTAGTGAACCATGGATTGATGTGTCCAGCATCCAAAATGATCGGTATGCGCACTGTCAAGTCAGCATCGGACCAGACCAACGTCCATGTCAATCCCTTGAATGTGCGTAGAATACCCATACTGATACATATCGCCCGTTGCAGTTTTTGCGACAGCGAAAAACCTACGTTCAATCCGGATCCTCCCGACCATCGAGTCGATAAATTGAATGAGCGCTTTGCTGACGTTCGTGGCGAAACCGAGAACGACAAGAACGGAAAGCAGGTTTTGCTCCAGCCTGCCGAAAGCCTCCAAGGGTGCTGGGTATGTGCATTTATCGTGACGCCTGTAGATACAGCAGCGGAAGAACATAACCTCTGGTCCAAAGATACAGTTCCTTTGAGCGTATAGGACTCACTCAGTTTTCGACTAATGGAAACGTCGGCTTTGCATGTAGGCTGCTGATTCATTGGAGTACTAATGTCGATACTGGAGAAAGTGGATTTTGAAAAGCCAATATCAGTCGATCCTCCTATCTTAATTTCCTTGTGGTCGCCCACTGTAGAAATCCCACTCTCCACAAAACCCAAATTGTTGGAGAACTGATACCGACCAGCCAAAGTTCCTGTCAAAAATCCGGTACTGCCTTTTGCGACGGAGCTTGCCCCAATAGACCCACTCCAGTTACCTCTACCGTTTCCAAGTACTGGACCGAAAATTAACGGGAAACGGGAATCCAGTGACATGCGCTGCCCTTTGACAGTTTGGAAGCCCTTTTCGTTGGAGAGGCGCAAAGGATACTCGATCAACGCAGAACGCGTCACAGCCACGGATGTAGGATTTCGGGCCTTGTTATTATTGTCGGATGTAAAAGACCTAGCCGACAGTCGGGAAGGGTCCTTGGCACTGCTCGTACCGAGATTTGTAGAGAGACTGAGATCGAAAGGGTCAGAGGAAAGTCTTAAGTCTGGCTGTCGAATTGTAGCCGCATAATCGTCAAAATGACCTATGAAATGTTCTGCTTCCTCCAGTGACGAGGGCATTGTATCTTGCTCCTCTTTTGAAGTTTAAGAGCAAAGAGGAGCACGCTTGCGAAATACAGAACGTTCATATCGGAGTCATCTCATCATTTCACGACAGTCGGATCAATTTCATTCTGCtcctgttttggaaaaatgaTACGCGTCTTTGGACGGAGAACAGACGGCGATATTTCGACAACGTCTACCCTCTTTTCCCCTCTCGAAACAAATACCGTCGCAATTTACGAAAACGTAATAAATTTTATCCTCCGGAAATGCTGCTGATGTCGATGGCGTTAATGTAAGCAATTTGGAGATCTCATGATACAGCATTTTGTATAGTCATTTCAATCGCCGCTAGCCTGAATACATCAGTGGTATTCTATCGACCTAAAATTCGGGCGCTTGTCGAAAGACACATGACAATCACGCTGTTAACAATGTGCGTCAAAGTGTACACGATGGTTTTATCATTGATCATCGTCACGCTAATTGCAAGTGCTGGCGGGTACGTGCTTCCGCAACAACTTTGCTTTGCTCCGTCGATTTCTTACCGCAGAATGGCATCGGTCAGAACGGAATCGGGTCTATATGTCTACGTTGAGCCGAAAGAAAGATGGGTTTCTCGACGCACTGTTTTTCAATCCACAATAGCTGCTAGTGTTTCGATTGTCTCGATGTCGGGACAGTTCGTGCTGGCCGACGAGGTTGAAGAATCTTCCGTTCTGCCTCAAACGACGACCCGCCCTTACGCACCGACTGAATTTCTAATGCCTGCAGTTCGAGTCCAACACGTGATCGAACGAGCTTACGACTTGGCCACATCGCTCCAAGTACCAAGTTCGCCTGATCCGCAAGCAGCTTTGACCGAACTCGAATTTCTGTTGTTGACACCCCAAAACTACACCAGCTCTGTTCTAAACACCATTGCAATTCAACCCGCTCCGCAATACATCGAAAGCTAtaaacgaaagcgacaaGAACTTTCGTTGCTGGAACAGCCGGGAGCGGCCATGGTACAGAATGGAGAGATTGACACCTGGAAACGCCTCAAAAGACAAGAGCGGGCTCGAGAAAACACGGATGAAATCAGGGCAGCCCTCAACGTTTATACAGCCAACCTAAATTTCAATGCCGACTCATATATTTTCAACGAATCCAAGGCACTCAAATCGAAACTCATTCGGGAAGACAAACTTCCCGACGTCAAGACTGTTATCGCATCCGATATGGGGATGCGTTATCTGTACCGCAATCAAGTCTTGACGGCAATGGATGAAGCGCGAGCAGAATTGCGCTACCAGTTGACGCTGTCTTCAAATGCGATGGATGTGGCTGATTTGGTGGAGTTGCTAGAAAAGGCACGGAACGCGTTGGACACTTGGCTTTCACTTATTGATCCTCCTGACCTTCGTGAAGCACAACATGCACTAGCGATGGCTACATAATGCCTCTTTGGGCAATTAGAAGTGATGCGTCGACTCAAAGGACTGCAGCACGCAAACAATTTAGCAATTTCTAGATAAGAAGGGTTTTCAATCTTCGTCGCCTTTGGAATCCAACGTGATTCGGGACACACGAAGCCCGATCATTTTGGAGAGTCCAGCCTCGGCTAGTGTCATTTCGCTGACATCGTATGTAAATGAATTTTGGCCGTTCATGGTGGTAAGTACCACCGTTTCCCGTTCTAAGTCGAACATGGCATCAACCCAGTCAAAAATAGTTCCTAGCGCCTCGCTCGACGCGAAACGCCTTCGCCCGGACCGGCCATCGGAAAACCGTAACGCGACAGTTTTGGCATCCGCAACTTCAGATCCGGGCTCATTGGGCAGCGACTCCAGCAACATTTGCCGTCGTTCCTGTACCGCAgcttgccgtttcttttctGCGTTCTCTCGAGCAAGACGCTCTTCTCTTTTTTGAAGCTCCCGTTCCTGACGACCAATATCACTTTGTACACTACCTTTGTAGCCCTCAACACGTTCCTTGTGCAAGCCCAGTTCTCGCAGTTCTGTATGCATCATAGTATACTGTTTGGCGTGTCGCTTACGAAGGGCATTGAGCCATGCTACCATCATTTCGGCTGAGGGAGGTGGGCTGCAGTGATGTTGGGCCAAGAGTCGAGGTACCATTCTAGAGATGCCCTGCTTGTCAATGACCTGTGCTAGGTACGCGACGACAAGAATTGGTCTCTTTTGACCTTTGCTGCCTGTGGGTTGCGCTTTTAAGCGTTTAATTGCGGCGATAGCTTCAGGAGATCCTGCCTTGGCACTCCAAAGCGTGAAGGAGCCGGTCGTTTGGCCCTTACGGGCCTTCTTTTCCGCGACGCTGGATACTTCGGCACTAAGGAAGGCCTCAATCACTCCGGTATCGGCCTGTAGCTCTCCAGGTTTTGAAGCGGGAATCAATACTAATAACAGGCGACCGTTGGCTCGAGATGCCTTGAGTGCATCAACTATGTTGCCGCCCAATACTGGAGACGGCCGCTCCACCTCGGCTCGAGAGCTATTAACTcggtacgacgacgagagaAACTCTCCAAAGTCCGAGTTGCGAGTCCGAGTTTTAGCGACTACCGATTTCGCTCCTTTTGGAGATGATTTCTTTGCTTTCTCTGCTGCCTCGTCTTTGTCTTCTGCATCGTCCTTCGCAGTACCAGGAGAATTCCAGGCAGCCGACACCATCCTCTTGAGTCCTCGAAAGATCTGAGTTGCGATACCCAATTCGACGTCTTCCCCTTCGTCGCTACCTTGAAAAGCTGCCTGTAGGCCCCGGCCAAGTGCTTTAATCGATCCCAAGGTGACCTTTCCGAAAAAGACAGCCACTTTTTTGGGAAGATTCAGGACAGTTCTTCCATTCGAAGCAAGTGCGAcgccgtcatcgtcgtcgctgctggCTGCGTCAGAAAATTCATCGTCGCTACCTCCTCTCGGCAGGTGTAGACTTCTCGTTTGCTGCAGCTCCCAGGTCTTCCTCCGGTACAGAATGGGACCAGGTTCGAAACGAGACGCCCTGGCGGAACCTTCTTGGCGGATCACTCCATCAACGGAAGTTGGGATGCCGGCAACCACCAAGACCAAGACGGCAAAAGCGAGTAATGCTTGTACCGCCGGCGTTTTCCGCTCGGACATTATCCCGTGATCTACCTTTTCGATTGAGGTTTTCCCTGTGATGACTTGATCAAACAAACGAATCCGTTTGTTTGCTTGATTTTCTCCCTCGCTTCGTTTGGCGCAGAATTTTGGTGAGCCGATACGGACACAGTTGTCGTTGGATGCTAGAgtagctagtagtagtaggGAATGGTCGAACCCCAAACCTGCTTCCAGGTGGCGCCCTATGCTGGTTGGTATTCGGAAACAAGTATAGGGTATAGGGGTGTGTCGCTCTATGGTATCTGATCAAACAATCCGAGTACAACTACTGTAACACGGGAATTTATTGAGTCTTAGCGGTACTTGCTGCATTGCTCCGTAAGTATGCGGACGCATTAACGACTATGCAACTACCAGAATAAAACGGAAACAAGGCATTTTCTACTAGAAGGTAAACTAGGTAGGTCTCTCCAGCGGGTTGTGCTTTAGGCGGCGGCCGCAGAAACACCggccttggccttggcggcggccgtCTTCTTTTCGTAAATGTCCCGGATAGCAAAGGCGGCGAGCGTTTGCATAAGACCGGTACCATTGTTGGATCCGGGGGCGGTAGCCAGGGCGAGCATGGCCTGGGTCATTTCTCCGTAAAACTTGGTCTTGGTGTTGCTCAAGGCGGATTCCACGTAGACAAGCTCCTGGATGTTGTCAAAGTTTCCGTCCATTTCGAGGACCTGAGCGTCCTTGCCGAAGAATTCTTCGGGGTAGTATGCGAGCTTGATTCCGGGGGCGGGGCTGGAGAGTTTGGTGGGAGCGGGGGTCCATTCGATCGAGGATCCCTCGTCAAAGAGGAAGCAGGGGTCGAAGTTTTCCACGCCTTCCTTCTGGATGCACCGGACACGGAGAGTCTTCTTGTCGTCCTGGTCGAGTCGAGTGGGGAGAACTTCAATGATAAGGTCGGCGAGCTGCTTCTGGGGGTCAATGTATGCGTCGAAATCGGGCTTGCGGGCTTCGATGGAGGCCAAGATCGATTCCATGGAGTGACCACGCTCTTCCATGTCACGCTGCACCTTCCAGTTGAGCTTGACATCGTCGGAAATATCGAGGTAGAGAGAGAAGTCGAGCAAATCGAGGACACGCTTGTCGTGCATGGGGTGTAGACCCTCAAAGATGATGATGGGAGTCGGTTCGATTGTTTCGGGTGTATCGAGGGTACCGTTGACGTGATTGTAGATGGGCTTTTCGACCGTCTTGCCGTCCTTGAGTGCCTTGACCTGTTCGTACATGAGGTCAAAGTTGTTTTCTTCCGGGTCGAGGGCAGTTCGCATGGTAACCTTCCGTCCGGCGCGGTCGTTGAGATGGTAGTCGTCTAGACAGATGACGGTCGTCAAGTCCGAGACGAGCGTGTTGGTTTCCCAGCTACCCTTGTCGAATCCACCGCCGAGGGggccgacgacgtccccgCCAAAGATGTTGGTTAGACGACGCATGAAAGTGGACTTTCCGCAGCCCGAATCGGCCGCTACACCGATAATGATGGGTGTCTGTCCCTCCTTGAGAGCCATGTTCAGGCTACTCGCGGACGGGGCCACACCGCGCAGGTTCGACGGCACGAACGCTGTCGGTGCAAAGGCAGCCGCTGTTGCGGTGAGAGAGGCAAAGACAGCAAACTTCATGTTTGGGATCAGAAGTAATGGAAGTGAGGACGAGTAGTACAATCTAAAACAATATTAATAAGACAGACTTGTGAGAGGGATTGTGTCGAGACGGGAGGCAACGAGAAAGGTTTCCCTTCTCGCTCGTGGGCTCACGTATCTTCGAGAAAACGTACGTCGTCCAAGCCTGGCGTACCGTACGAacgctagctagctctagctaCAGAGAGAGCTTAGCCAGCAGCGTACTGCCTCCGGTCGAGCCAATCCCTGGATCGGAAAACCTCGTGGTTTGGGGCTGGCgcaccaccacaacaacaagtacGTGCGTGTATACTCTCTATCTATCGATGGTATCTGGTCTCTGTCGGTCGGTTCGGTTTCCGCGTACGTCCTCGTGTGCGTGAGTACAAGGGGTACGACGTGGCGCGCCGCGACCACGAAAATGGATTCTCCACCAATCCGATGCTTGCGTGACATCACTCCGACGTGGGTAACCGTGAATCGATCCTCCGGAATGGGATTGGTATTGGGGGGTAACAGTGGCTGTGATTCACAGTCTAATGTAAAATTGTCGTCAACTTTGGATTCGGAATACAGGACAGACCCTGCTGGAAGCAGACAGACGATTATTCCAAATTGGTTTGTTCGGGGGGAGAAAAACACGCGCGCACCAAGCGGGCATAGGCGGGAGAATGGAATCGGTGACGACGGCAACAATGCGAATCACCGAGAGAGCGAAAGTCACCGCGGAATATACCTCACCTGTTTGCCTACCCGTCCAACTACCTCCATGCCGGCATGCCTACCGCCTAGCAGAGTTAGCTGTCCATTTCAATTTCACAGACGGAACAATTTTCCTACGTCCTCTGGCCAGTGGAGAGGCACACACATTCCCGTAGAGCAATTGggcaataccaacaacacaaggATCAAGGAGTCGTCATGTCCGTCGGTTTGACGCAACGAAAGAAGGGCGGCACCGAAGTCGTCGACGATGAGGCAACGTCGTCGAGTTCCAACCCACCGTCCCACCAATCGTCCACGGACGATTTGAAAGGCATGCAAAAGCCGTCGACAGTCCCGCGCAAGTCGCTCAAGGAGCGCTCTCAGATTCCTTACAGTATGTACGTTATCTACGGCACCATATTTGCGCTTGAATTCTACGGTGGTGTCTATCGCGTCGAGACGTTGCAAAGCTGGTGGCGGTCCATGGCGACCTCGGCTAGCACGTGCGTTGCACTCTTGGGTTACACGCGCGACTTGACCAAGACTGCCGTTGACGGGGAATATCAGGATTGGCAGGAATATGCACAAACGGGTGTCATCTTTTCGCTGGTCTTGTCGCTCCTCTACGTGTTCTTCGTCGCACCGTTTCGGGCCGGATTATGGACCGGAACCAGAGCCCGTCGGCACAAGATCCATCGATACATGGGGCTCATGTATCTCGTACAGTACACATTTGCTTGGGTCGAATATTTTACCGATTACGACAACGCTGCCAAAAGCTTTTTACCCCATTTCATTGCCCTCAATGGTACGTACGCATCGTATTGCCGCTTTCGGTTTCAGTCCGTGTGTTGTGAGTTGCCGTTCGGTTTCTTCTCACACGCTCTTCTTCTCCGCCTAATCAGGGATTATCCAAGGAACATCGGCCTACTTTTCGTTCAAGGTTCTACCCGATCTCATCGATGCTGGATACTACTCCGACAAAGCTGTGCTGTCACGTAACTTTGTTCACGAAAATCTCTTCTTTTCGCTCATGTCCGTATGGGGATCCATCTACTACAATACCCCTGTCCGATCTATTATGCAGACACACTTGGGAGGTAAGCTGGTGGAAGGAATATATCTCTTCTTTCCCTACATTCTCGTGAGGACATGGTTTCCCGTGACACGCTTCTCCAACACTGGTACAACCTACAAGGGTCGCTCCGAGAGCAACAAACGCTTCTACGAAATTGGGACCTTTACAGTCAAGATTTTCTTTCTCTGGGCCAAGTACTTTTGTGGATTCTTCATCAACTGGCTCGTCTACCTCGATCTCGTTACTACTGAACAGTGGAAATTCCTGCATGGTCTATTCTTGCTCAACCTTGGCACCGTCAGTTTGGCGGTGTTCTTACACACGCTGCGGTTCAAAAAGGTGCTTCCGGCCAAATTTACCTTTTCGTTGTACTTGGTGCAAATATATTTGACCTTCACTGCCATTCCGCTGGCTTACGACATGTTTGCCTCCCATCCGAACCTTTGCGCACTCTGTGCCTCGGGAATTCTGTGCAACATGACACGAAGCCGCAAGATTCACGGCTTGTGGTGTCTAGCCTCCCTATACCTCTTGACACAAACCGATATTTCGTGGTAGTGGCGTCGCCGCCACTATAATCGGCAGGGGAGAAGACACATATTTTTTTCGTCGTAGTTTGTTGTCACATAAGTGATATGCCTTTCGCTTACATTCACAGTAACTGCAAACCCCCCTTAACGTGTCCTGCACGCAAACGGTAGCTTTTCGTTTTGATTGTCAGTATGGactttctgactgtgaaatcaAAGATATCGTACGCCTGTCGGACCGGACGAGTTTCGTGAGGGCGGGTCCGTAAATCGTTGTTTTTCTTGGATGGATTAACGGTAGTAGTGTAAGTAGGCATTTCCGCATGACTGTAGTTCGCCATTTTATTGGTATCTAAAGACGGGAGCCAAAATTCTATTTAATAGCCACATTTAGATACAATTGCCCCCGACGAATTTTCGCGCTGCCTGCAATAAGTTTTGGAGTTTTAGGAGGCCGTCTAAAAACCAGCGAATCAAAACAAAGATCGAAAAAGGTCACGAGCCGTGAGGCCGCTTACCCGCGAAACTCGCAGAGTGATTTTGACTCGGATTGGTAATTTGCTCTCGTTACAGTCGATTCGCTCATGCCAATCCACCTTTGTTGCCGTGGCCATAGAACGAACCTCTGCCATTGGGCTTGGTTGTAACATACTCTACCATTGATGTTCGTTTGAAGACGTATATATCACGTCCACAAACTGCGCCTCGTTCGCAACTACCGTTGGGGCCAACTGTAAGTCAAGTGACAGAATCGATAAAGACCTCGAAAAAATCCAATCCAGTCTTGCCAGATGGAAACTGCTCTAAAGCACCTTCCGCTCGTGCCCGACGTTATCTTGTCATCGGACGGATCAGCAGATACAGACGACACGGAACCCGCAAAAGAGTCGTCTTTGCGTCTCGGAGAGACTTCGCTGAGCGCCACTCGCGCGAACCGCAAAATGTCTTCTGCTGTTGTGACCCGCTCCAACTCGAATCGCGACTTGCTTGAAAATCGTCCCAAAATAGTAGTTCCAGGCTTGGAACGCGAACACTCGAAAGTCGGCTTTTTCCCGAAAAGGAATCCTCCGGCAGCGATGCGAAGATCGAGTACAGTCACTTTGGACCCCGCCATTTCCGATTTTGTAGTACACCCTCCCCCACTACGGTTGGACGCCTGGTCCGAAACCCCGGCAGCTAAATTCAAGGTTCGCGGTACTAAATATTTACAGGACCGCATTAAAGTGCCGTCCGAAGCCTCTGCGTTTCATTTGCTATGTGTTGATCTCGTGAAAGTGAATCAGCCGATTTTCACAGGACTGTGTTCACATCCGAACGAACGCATTCAAAGAGCCCTCGCAAAGGAGCGCGAAACTGGATTACGGATCTTGCCAGATTTTGTATTTGCCGTGAATTTGTGCGTTCCGGGAAAATCTTACTACCACTGGGTGGCCTATTTTGGGGTAGATGATATACAAATGATCAAAACTCAAGAAACACCCTTGGGGCGAGTGGCGAATccgtttttctttggcccGTCAGACGAGTTTCGCAGCAAGGTTTTCAAGCTTATACCTCGAATTGTAGAAGGGAACTTTGTGGTCAAGAAAGCCGTAGGTTCTAAACCGTCTATTCTGGGTCGCAAGCTGAAGCAATACTACATCCAGAACGAGCGCTTCATGGAGCTAATTGTGGATATTGGATCGGACTGTATGGCACAGCGAATCGTCAAGCTGGCGCTGGGGTATGCCAAGACGTTGGAAGTTGACATGATGTTTTTATTAGAAGGGGTGCATCCGTCGATGCTACCCGAGCGGATTTTAGGAGGAGTTCGGATGATCAATATTGATTTTAAAGAGAAAGACGGCCAGCGTGTATGTCCTCCTCCTCACAAAACATAGGTTTTGCTGTTGCGGAAGTAAAGATCGAGAGTTGTCTTTGCACCTCTTGATCAATGCTATAAAGAGTGTTTCAATTGACTGTTCGATTCCCTCTTGCTCTCGATGGAAAAATATGTAGATGATTGGATACTGTAGCGATATTGACAAAGAAGTTTGGATTCTACTGTCTCCAGAAGGACTACTCGGGACTACCACTACTTCTGTTTTAAGTTCCGCATTCCTCCTCCACGTGTCGAACCCATTTTTTCGTATCGCCTCACATTTTCACCACCCCACCTGTCACCTGCTGATTTTACAATCACAAATTTATGCACCATGAAGCCTTTTAGCCTTTCCACTGTTGTACTCATTCTAAGCAGCCTCTCACTATCGGCTTCTGCCGGCGTGTCTTTTTCCCAGAGTCTTGGAGTATCCCGGAGCGGCAGTGTTTTCGGGATCCCGCGTGGCGGCGGTTTGTTTGGAGGAAAAGATGAATCCAAAAAGTACGTACTGAACTTGATTCTATCTGATATGAAATGGAGAACGCATAACTGACAATTTTTACAAAACCCGTGTCAAAGGGAAACTACTGTAGATGAGGAGACAAAAAAGTATGCCGCCATGACACAAGAAGAGATTGAAGAATGGTTGGAGCATGTTCCTGTCTTCGCGGTTACCGATTCGAACGGAGCGGGTGTTGTTCTCAAGCCCGAAAACGACACAAGTGTGTTCTATTTTTTCTTGAATCCTATGCAAGCTAATGCTACCTTGACGCAGCTCAAAGGTGCCAATGACGAAATGGATCTGAAGGTATCCGCTTTTTCTCTCGGAAAAATTTGGTTCAACCTTTTGAATGGCGACCCCGAACGGGAAGTCAAGCTCACCTCGCCTGGTGCCGAGGACGGAGAAGGTGAGACCACAAAGGGAGTTGAGTACCGACTAGTACCTGATACCCGTGATTTGCTTGGAGCTCG
Coding sequences:
- a CDS encoding predicted protein, which encodes MKPFSLSTVVLILSSLSLSASAGVSFSQSLGVSRSGSVFGIPRGGGLFGGKDESKKETTVDEETKKYAAMTQEEIEEWLEHVPVFAVTDSNGAGVVLKPENDTSVFYFFLNPMQANATLTQLKGANDEMDLKVSAFSLGKIWFNLLNGDPEREVKLTSPGAEDGEGETTKGVEYRLVPDTRDLLGARMLLTMTPEDGEAMKESGGMTPEMAQAAIKKAMEDSPKFKSTYNEIPVFTIAQMRMQKQPSEGEESEPITLLPMYFSMQNMVGTWQEFMKQAPTDVQGVEPAINLMSLKDLVEMMQKESEIDWRHVVLVPPAPVGADSETSASTATVADPMAQMGGATLGDE